The genomic segment CCGTGAAGCCGTCTACGGCTACGACCAGCGCATGGAAGTATCGGGTTCCAAGGGCATGCTGCTGCAGGAAAACCTGCGCCCGTCGACCATCCGTCGATGGAGCAAGGAAGCGACCGACGTGCGCGAGCCGCTGCTCAACTTCTTCCTGGAGCGGTATGTCGACGCCTACAAGGGCGAACTGCAGGCTTTCGTCGACGCCTTGCACAACGACACGCCGCTGCCGACTTCGGTCGACGACGGCCTCAAGGCGCTGCGCCTCGCGGAGTGCGCGCTCGAGTCCGCGACGTCCGGCAAGGCCGTCACGGTCTAACCATTGATCGGGAGGAAACACGTCATGGTGCGAAAGATGGGTCCTGGAGAAACGGTTGGCGTTGCATGCCTCGGCATCACGCACCCGCACACGTCGGGGCGGGTCAAGGCGATCCGGCGCCGAACCGACGCAAGGATGCTCGGCGCGTGGGACACCAGCCCGCTGCTCACGCCGTTCGTCGATGCACTGGGGCTGGAAGCCCGCTCGAAAGAGGACATCCTCGCCGACGAGAACGTGCACGTGGTCCTTGTGCACTCGAAAAGCGACAGGATGGCGGATCTGACGATCGAGGCGCTCGAAGCCGGCAAGGCCGTGCTGTGCGAAAAGCCGGCGGGCCGCAGCTCCGAGGATGCGAAGCGGATCATGCAGGCCGTCGAGCGCACGGGAGGCCTCGTTCAGGTCGGTTACTGCTGGCGTTTCGCGCCGTCGGTGGACGCGATGCAGGCAGCACTGAAGAGCGGGCGTCTTGGCAAGGTCGTTCAGGTGCGCGCGCACGGCGGCTGCTCGCACGACGAAGCCGGGACGGCACACATGACCCAGCCCGGCGATATCGGCGGCGCGGTGTTCGTGATCGGATGCCATCTGGTCGATCGCATTCTCCTTCACTTCGGCACGCCTCGGTCGGTCAATGCGCGCATCACGAAGTTTCCCGGTTTTCACGGCGACGAGTCGCGCGAAGACGCGGCGGGCGCGGTTCTCAATTACGAAGACAAGATCGTGACCATCGATTTCATGTCGTGGGACGTGCTGCCGTGGACGGAGAGCTGGGACATCACGGCCTACGGGACGGAAGGCATCATGTCGTCGCGATCGCTGCCGGCGAGCTACAAGATCTACGACGCCGGCAAGGGCGATTATCCGGAGGGCTGGACCGAGTGGCAGGAAACGAGCTTCCCCGAAATCTGGGCAACGAAGAAGACCGAGTACTCCCCGGACATCGCTGAAATCGGCAACCCGGTCTACTTCGACCGCGAATCGAACGCGTTCTTCGACGCGCTGCGCAACCGCACGCCGTCGGTCGTGCCGGCTACCCAGGCATACAACATCAGCCGCGTGATCGAGGCCATGTTCGCGTCGTCGAAAAAAGCGGGCGCCGAGGTCTTCATCGAGTAGGCGGGAACCGGCCTCGCACCGAGGCCGGATCATCGGATCACCCGATCTTCAAATAAATAGCAGTCCATATCAGGAGACAGAAATGAAAATCGTCAAGCGCCTCGCGATTGCAGCGGGCATCAGCATCGGACTGGCCGCCGTGTCGGCTTCGTCGTTCTCACAGGACAAGGGTGTCATCGGCATCTCGTTGCCGGACAAGACCGAGTCGCGGTGGCTCACCGACGGCAAGAGCATGGTCGATGCGCTGAAGGCGAAGGGCTATGCGGCCGATCTGCAGTATGCAAACTACGATGTCCCGACGCAGGTGAACCAGGTCGAGAACATGCTCGCCAAGGGCGTGAAGGCGCTGATCATCGCACCGATCGACGGCAAGACTTTTTCCGATGCGCTCGCGTACGCGCAGAAAAAACACATCAAGGTCATTTCATACGACCGCCTGATCAGCCAGACGAAGGACGTCGACTACTACGCCACGTTCGACAACTATGGCGTGGGCGTGCTGCAGGCGCAGAGCATCGTCGCCGCATGGCAGAAGAAGGGCGGCAAGACACCGTTCAACATCGAGGTCTTCGGCGGCTCCTCGGACGACAACAACGCGCACATGGTCTACGCGGGCGGCATGTCGGTGCTCAAGCCCTACATCGACAGCGGCAAGTTCGTGATTCGCAGCAAGCAGGCCGCATTCGAGAAGATCGCGACCCGCAACTGGGATGGCGCGACGGCCCAGTCGCGCATGGACAACCTGCTGAGCGCGTTCTACGGCAAGGACCGTCTCGATGCGGTCTGGACGCCGAACGACGCAATCGCCATCGGCGTGATTTCGTCGCTCAAGGGCGTGGGCTACGGCTCCGCACAAGCGCCTATGCCGGTGGTGACGGGGCAGGACGCCGATATCCAGAACATCAAGGCGATCATCCGCGGCGATCAGGCGACGACGGTGTTCAAGGATACGCGCAAGCTCGCGAGCGTCACGGCCGCGATGGTCGACGACGCGCTCGCCGGCAAGACGGTCGCGGTGAACGACACGAAGAGCTACGGCAACGGCGCGAAGATCGTGCCGACGTACCTGGTGAAACCCGTTCTCGTGGACAAGGACAACGTTCAGGCGACGCTCGTCAACAGCGGCTATTACACGCAGGCGCAACTCAAGTAACCGCGGCGCAGCCGCGCGGGACGCAACCCGGCGTGCGAGAAACGAGGAGGATGAAGATGGACACCATTCTGGAGATGAACGGCATCCAGAAGGCATTCGGCCAGGTCAAGGCCCTGAACAACGTCGACCTGCGAGTCGGAAGGGGCGAGATTCATGCCATCTGCGGCGAGAACGGTGCCGGAAAATCGACGCTGATGAAGATCCTGAGCGGCGTTTATGCATACGGGTCCTACGCCGGCACGGTCGTGTACGACGGCGAGGAGCGCAGGTTCTCGGATATCACCGACAGCGAGGCGGTGGGCATCATCATCATCCATCAGGAGCTCGCTCTGGTGCCCATGCTGTCGATCACCGAGAACATTTTCCTGGGCAACGAGCAGTCGCGCAGAGGCGTCATCGACTGGCACGGCTCGCGTGCGCGCGCGAAGGCGTTGCTTCAGAAGGTCGGTCTCGGCGATTCGCCGGATACGCCCGTCGGCACGCTGGGCATCGGCAAGCAGCAGCTGGTGGAAATTGCGAAGGCGTTGTCGAAGGAAGTGCGGTTACTGATTCTGGACGAGCCCACGGCCAGCCTGAACGAAAAGGATAGCGAAACGTTGCTCGATTTGCTGCTGGACCTGAAGCGGCGCGGGGTGACGTCCATCATCATCTCGCACAAGCTCAACGAAATCTCGCGTGTCGCCGACAGCATTACGGTGATCCGCGACGGTTCGACCGTCGACGAACTGGATTGCCGCGCGGAAAGCGTGAGCGAGGATCGCATCATCAAGGCGATGGTCGGCCGCGAAATGTCCGATCGGTATCCGAAGCGGGTTCCGAACATCGGCGACGTCATCTTCGAGGTCAAGGACTGGCGTGTCCGGCATCCCACGCAGCGGGATCGTGCGGTCATCAAGGGTGTCGACCTGGTGGCACGTGCCGGAGAAATCGTCGGCATCGCCGGCCTGATGGGATCGGGGCGCACCGAGCTGGCGATGAGCATATTCGGCGGCGCGTACGGCCAGGACATCAGCGGCTCGGTGCT from the Burkholderia pyrrocinia genome contains:
- a CDS encoding Gfo/Idh/MocA family protein translates to MVRKMGPGETVGVACLGITHPHTSGRVKAIRRRTDARMLGAWDTSPLLTPFVDALGLEARSKEDILADENVHVVLVHSKSDRMADLTIEALEAGKAVLCEKPAGRSSEDAKRIMQAVERTGGLVQVGYCWRFAPSVDAMQAALKSGRLGKVVQVRAHGGCSHDEAGTAHMTQPGDIGGAVFVIGCHLVDRILLHFGTPRSVNARITKFPGFHGDESREDAAGAVLNYEDKIVTIDFMSWDVLPWTESWDITAYGTEGIMSSRSLPASYKIYDAGKGDYPEGWTEWQETSFPEIWATKKTEYSPDIAEIGNPVYFDRESNAFFDALRNRTPSVVPATQAYNISRVIEAMFASSKKAGAEVFIE
- the chvE gene encoding multiple monosaccharide ABC transporter substrate-binding protein; this encodes MKIVKRLAIAAGISIGLAAVSASSFSQDKGVIGISLPDKTESRWLTDGKSMVDALKAKGYAADLQYANYDVPTQVNQVENMLAKGVKALIIAPIDGKTFSDALAYAQKKHIKVISYDRLISQTKDVDYYATFDNYGVGVLQAQSIVAAWQKKGGKTPFNIEVFGGSSDDNNAHMVYAGGMSVLKPYIDSGKFVIRSKQAAFEKIATRNWDGATAQSRMDNLLSAFYGKDRLDAVWTPNDAIAIGVISSLKGVGYGSAQAPMPVVTGQDADIQNIKAIIRGDQATTVFKDTRKLASVTAAMVDDALAGKTVAVNDTKSYGNGAKIVPTYLVKPVLVDKDNVQATLVNSGYYTQAQLK
- the mmsA gene encoding multiple monosaccharide ABC transporter ATP-binding protein, which gives rise to MDTILEMNGIQKAFGQVKALNNVDLRVGRGEIHAICGENGAGKSTLMKILSGVYAYGSYAGTVVYDGEERRFSDITDSEAVGIIIIHQELALVPMLSITENIFLGNEQSRRGVIDWHGSRARAKALLQKVGLGDSPDTPVGTLGIGKQQLVEIAKALSKEVRLLILDEPTASLNEKDSETLLDLLLDLKRRGVTSIIISHKLNEISRVADSITVIRDGSTVDELDCRAESVSEDRIIKAMVGREMSDRYPKRVPNIGDVIFEVKDWRVRHPTQRDRAVIKGVDLVARAGEIVGIAGLMGSGRTELAMSIFGGAYGQDISGSVLIHGKPVDVSSVRKAIDAGLAYVTEDRKGNGLLLDDDIRTNISLANLAGVSKYGIVNEHEEASVASDFLAKLRIRAQGVSHVVGNLSGGNQQKVVLSKWLFSGPDVLILDEPTRGIDVGAKYEIYSIINQAVAAGKCVVMISSEMPELLGMCDRVYVMNEGRFVGEFTSEEVSQEKIMRAIMRNGGI